CAAACTGGATGTTCATCTTCTCAATTCTATCAAACACCAGCTTCCTATTCTGAACATTACATTACATTAATATAAGCATATTTCTAAATAGGACTAAATAAGTAAGTAGTATTTAACTAACATGTTGATTGTTGTAGTCTTGGAGGGAAGGTTGCACATGAACACCTCTTGTATCTATAAGCTGCTGAGGTGCTTGAATGATCTTGAGGTCAAAAGGAGAGAAATCGAAGGAGCCACAATCATAGCCCTGCAAcacaaacatgaaattaaatctaataaataAAGGCAGGTAGGTGAATGGTTGCACTCCTATTATTTAGAAATTACTTCAGTGTCGGTTATGAGTTGTAAATATTTGTTGTAATCTTCGCTATTTCTAACATCATCCGGCAGCGGCGTAAGATCTTCATCTATTTCTTCTCCTTGTATAACTTGGGTATCAAGAGGTCCCTGTAATGTAGTATAAACAAAAACttaatcaaaatgaaaatgaaaatgagcataaataaaagtagatcTAATAACGTACATCCCAATCCGGATCATAAGGCGGAGCCGGATCGCTATCCCAATCATAATCCGACTCCGACTCCTTTGAAGGTGATTGCTGCAATCTCTGGGGTATGGGTGGCTCCTCACATTCGACTCTCTTGGCCGGAGTAAGATTAAGAGTATGATCGGGATCTGTCATAGCCCTATTCAAATAAACCCCcactaatttgatttaattaccTCAAAACATAATACTCTAAGTAATACATTTTGATTTATGACCTGATCGGCGTGAATCGACGAGCAATCGGCGCACAATAAGGGAATGTGTGAACAAATCAAAGAAGGGGCCCTAAATTTGAATCATactatcaaaacaaaatattcactACTTCTTCCATGTCAAATGACActctaaattcattttttgacaAATGGAAAAACCACATCCAATTAGACAAGcactttttttattgaaaattgcataatagtagtagtatttatatatggaaattacCTTTTCACCTcccatataatatatatgcataatataaaaatatatttttatgtgaactCTTCATTTTTGgcgtaaaaaaaatatctatacGATGCACTTTgtcatatttatttgaaattttatgggtatagttttcttttcttatttaattatgtatataactgtaaattaaactgaaaacccacacaaataaaatgcatgatcataatttaaattttattagcatattaattgatttatttttcttggtaGCATGTcacaaatcaagaaatttttaaaataagaatatttaaatcaaagattattcattttatattcttttaaacaTAATAGTTAGaagattaattgattttaaatttaatgaaagaTTATCAACTTATTAATCCATGCATATAAATTGACATTTGGatattatttatctatttatatgataattaaCATTCACATAACATAATGTTAATATATGCAATCTTAAAAGTGAACTTCGCCTACACAAACgcttttaatattctaatttttgttttattttattattgcacaTATATTACTCTATGATAATATAAACAAAGTTATCACAAAATAAGTACGCATTATTAGTTGAAATACAGCTAGataatttccatatataaatacCTATTAAgctattttttcttaaatggTAGTTGTCTAATTGGATGTAGATTTTtccgttttttcatttggtATGGAAGGACCAGtgaatatcaaattatagAAGTAGGGTTCCCTTAAAATACATGGAGATCTTTCATATCTTCCGTAATGatttagagcactcccaatggcgacggcgaaaatccggcgatttttcgccggataTCGCCGACTTATCGCCGGCCATTGGGAGGatttcggcgatttttcggcgaAAATCCTACCGATTTTACGCCAAGCGGCGTTTTAACGCCGGGCTATCGCCGGATcatcgccggccactgtggggagctgttcggcgatttttcggcgatgatctttttttttttttttgccgaTATTGCCGatatcatgtatgcgtgcatcatcatgcataacatgatcatcGATGATGAACACGAAGGCGTCCTCGACGTCACCAACGACCCAAGTGTTGCATCATCGAGTCACGGTGTCTCAACCGAGTCCGCCCGCCAGGGTGTACCGCACAACGAACATGAACGGTTCCAGGCGTT
The nucleotide sequence above comes from Salvia hispanica cultivar TCC Black 2014 chromosome 5, UniMelb_Shisp_WGS_1.0, whole genome shotgun sequence. Encoded proteins:
- the LOC125190820 gene encoding uncharacterized protein LOC125190820 isoform X1, giving the protein MTDPDHTLNLTPAKRVECEEPPIPQRLQQSPSKESESDYDWDSDPAPPYDPDWDGPLDTQVIQGEEIDEDLTPLPDDVRNSEDYNKYLQLITDTEGYDCGSFDFSPFDLKIIQAPQQLIDTRGVHVQPSLQDYNNQHNRKLVFDRIEKMNIQFGACCYEKYFVTFKVKDMDDGAALKTFQCSFFMFINGPSFEQFREKPTQP
- the LOC125190820 gene encoding uncharacterized protein LOC125190820 isoform X2, translated to MTDPDHTLNLTPAKRVECEEPPIPQRLQQSPSKESESDYDWDSDPAPPYDPDWDGPLDTQVIQGEEIDEDLTPLPDDVRNSEDYNKYLQLITDTEGYDCGSFDFSPFDLKIIQAPQQLIDTRGVHVQPSLQDYNNQHEAGV